One genomic segment of Novisyntrophococcus fermenticellae includes these proteins:
- a CDS encoding DUF4194 domain-containing protein, with the protein MEFLEGMLAREKDEFKRLCNRLLSVCFICKSDASSRADYYFTLKYRKEFAEYLGVLGYRLEINEEYGVIQLTNPQNYNRLNLKLFESIILLVLRILYDEKKRELSVSDEVIVNLGDIQDKFLSLKIRDKMIDKTTMRNALNLYRRFRLVETLDKDLTNEESRVLIYDSILMAVRVEDIKQAYEKLETYRRGRKDDEEIDENEVD; encoded by the coding sequence TTGGAATTTTTAGAAGGTATGCTGGCACGGGAGAAGGATGAATTTAAAAGACTTTGCAACAGACTTTTAAGCGTCTGCTTTATCTGTAAAAGCGACGCAAGCAGCCGGGCAGATTATTATTTTACCCTGAAGTATCGAAAAGAATTTGCGGAATATCTGGGGGTTCTGGGATATCGTCTGGAAATCAATGAGGAATACGGTGTGATTCAACTCACCAACCCGCAGAACTATAACCGTTTAAACTTAAAACTGTTCGAATCCATCATTCTGCTGGTGCTGCGGATTCTTTATGATGAGAAGAAGCGGGAACTTTCTGTCAGTGATGAGGTGATTGTAAACCTTGGGGATATCCAGGATAAGTTTTTAAGTCTAAAAATCAGGGATAAGATGATTGATAAGACAACCATGCGCAATGCTTTGAATTTATATAGGCGTTTTCGACTGGTGGAGACACTGGATAAGGATTTGACAAATGAGGAATCCCGCGTGCTGATTTATGACAGTATTCTGATGGCAGTCAGAGTGGAAGACATCAAGCAGGCATATGAAAAACTTGAAACTTATAGAAGGGGGAGAAAAGACGATGAAGAAATTGACGAGAATGAAGTTGATTAA
- a CDS encoding GNAT family N-acetyltransferase — translation MRTVHIQKDSPLLVKAYQLFVQSVQNQDMLSKKMSFEKFQETLYPARKGITAVNLLEEEGRAFASGCLDENIQKTFITMVIVKEDERGRGLGRWILNELEQELIARGERHRLEISFFNPITLSWVVPGRKGAEHPNMPGVDIGSGAYLFLKNCGYRDFSMQNSYYAALDTYHYPKAMEAKKNELDRAGFKLELYDKGIHTGMEEMLRRFGNLMWEREILGEPSRQKGGRPILVPVYEKRVCGFTGPLDVEKNGRGYFAGIGIDPDFRGKGLAKLLFCELCQALKKEGASYMTLFTGENNPARNIYEDAGFTIVRTWADMRKED, via the coding sequence ATGAGGACAGTGCATATACAGAAAGATTCACCATTACTTGTAAAAGCATATCAACTATTTGTGCAGTCGGTACAAAACCAGGATATGCTTTCTAAAAAAATGAGCTTTGAAAAATTTCAGGAAACACTTTATCCGGCGCGGAAAGGAATTACGGCTGTCAATCTGCTGGAAGAAGAGGGAAGGGCATTTGCTTCCGGGTGTCTGGATGAAAACATACAGAAGACCTTCATTACCATGGTGATTGTGAAAGAAGATGAACGGGGAAGGGGCCTTGGCAGATGGATTTTAAATGAGCTTGAGCAGGAGTTGATAGCCCGGGGGGAACGGCATAGACTGGAGATTTCCTTTTTTAATCCGATAACGTTATCCTGGGTTGTTCCGGGGAGGAAAGGAGCAGAACATCCGAATATGCCGGGTGTGGACATCGGGTCCGGTGCATATCTTTTCCTGAAAAACTGCGGATACCGTGATTTTTCCATGCAGAACAGCTACTACGCGGCTTTGGATACTTATCATTACCCAAAGGCTATGGAGGCTAAAAAGAACGAACTGGATCGTGCAGGATTTAAACTGGAGCTATATGATAAAGGGATACATACAGGGATGGAGGAGATGCTGCGCAGATTCGGAAATCTCATGTGGGAGCGGGAGATACTTGGAGAACCATCACGTCAAAAAGGCGGACGTCCGATTCTGGTTCCTGTCTATGAAAAGCGGGTATGTGGTTTCACGGGCCCGTTGGATGTGGAAAAGAACGGAAGAGGGTATTTTGCAGGAATTGGAATTGACCCGGATTTTCGCGGAAAAGGATTGGCTAAATTATTGTTTTGCGAATTGTGTCAGGCACTTAAAAAAGAGGGGGCGTCCTATATGACCCTGTTCACGGGAGAAAATAACCCGGCCAGAAACATATATGAGGATGCAGGTTTCACCATCGTAAGGACCTGGGCTGATATGAGAAAGGAAGATTAA
- the nagZ gene encoding beta-N-acetylhexosaminidase yields MKIEEMTLQQKIGQLFVVGFPEREPDDAFFELVNRYKVGNVILFSHNVENKEQLKQLCGKLHAKIQKTTGVLPFITIDEEGGVVSRLPEGCAVMPSAMAQAYTGNRNLMYQGAKITAQELKESGINFNLAPVLDINSNSENPVIGVRSFGENPETVTQCGKAVMRGYLDGGILCAGKHFPGHGDTSVDSHLSLPVIERSHEQLESRELLPFKELIKEGLPAVTIAHVLVPALEPEKIPCTMSRSVVHGLLRAKLGFQGLIISDCMEMNAIKEFYGTEAGTVAALAAGVDLIFISHTPSLAKSTILEVMRALEDGRLSMERIDDAVSHVLAQKENLSVSLQVEGEKSDTKARIKFADEFLKKTISPQNENVSEVFYLGKNPVFVGPVPSRVTLASSSIPDAFDFSHEMQKRFGGEAVCIPQNPDDREIEKVLLASRGKSALVLATLNGHLYAGQKKLIEAVKKEKIPKAFVALRNPYDLEISGEGYFGVTLYEYSLRTIGELKKYFL; encoded by the coding sequence ATGAAAATAGAAGAAATGACACTGCAGCAAAAAATAGGGCAGCTATTTGTAGTTGGGTTTCCGGAAAGAGAACCAGATGATGCGTTTTTTGAACTTGTAAACAGATATAAAGTGGGAAATGTCATTTTATTTTCTCACAATGTGGAAAACAAAGAACAGCTGAAGCAGTTGTGTGGAAAACTACATGCAAAAATACAAAAGACGACAGGAGTCCTCCCTTTCATTACAATTGATGAAGAGGGAGGCGTTGTATCCCGCTTACCCGAAGGGTGTGCGGTCATGCCCTCGGCCATGGCACAGGCATATACAGGAAACAGGAATCTGATGTATCAGGGTGCAAAAATTACGGCACAAGAATTAAAAGAGTCAGGTATTAATTTTAATCTTGCTCCTGTCCTGGATATCAACAGCAATTCTGAAAATCCGGTCATTGGCGTCAGAAGCTTTGGTGAAAACCCTGAGACGGTCACACAGTGTGGAAAAGCTGTGATGAGAGGATATCTGGATGGGGGGATTTTATGTGCCGGAAAGCACTTTCCGGGACATGGAGACACATCAGTGGATTCCCACCTCTCTCTTCCGGTCATCGAACGATCCCATGAGCAACTGGAGAGCAGGGAGCTGCTTCCTTTTAAAGAACTAATCAAAGAGGGGCTTCCTGCGGTTACCATAGCACATGTTCTGGTTCCTGCTCTGGAGCCGGAAAAAATCCCCTGCACGATGTCCCGGAGCGTCGTTCATGGACTTCTGCGTGCAAAGCTTGGATTTCAGGGACTGATTATCTCTGATTGTATGGAGATGAATGCTATAAAAGAATTTTACGGGACGGAAGCCGGGACTGTGGCAGCACTTGCCGCCGGGGTTGATTTAATCTTTATTTCCCATACGCCTTCTCTTGCAAAATCCACCATATTGGAGGTAATGAGGGCGCTGGAGGACGGGAGACTTTCCATGGAACGGATTGATGATGCAGTTTCCCATGTCCTGGCTCAAAAAGAGAATCTTTCTGTATCATTACAAGTAGAAGGGGAAAAATCTGATACAAAAGCCCGGATTAAATTTGCAGACGAATTTTTAAAGAAGACCATCTCTCCGCAAAATGAAAATGTATCTGAGGTATTTTATCTGGGAAAGAATCCTGTGTTTGTCGGGCCTGTGCCTTCCCGTGTGACACTTGCCTCAAGCAGTATTCCAGATGCGTTTGATTTTTCCCATGAGATGCAAAAGAGGTTTGGCGGGGAAGCTGTCTGTATCCCACAGAATCCCGATGATCGGGAGATTGAGAAGGTCCTGCTTGCTTCCAGAGGTAAATCGGCACTTGTACTTGCTACCTTGAACGGTCATCTGTATGCAGGGCAGAAAAAACTGATTGAAGCGGTAAAAAAAGAAAAAATCCCAAAAGCCTTTGTAGCACTTCGGAACCCTTATGATTTAGAGATCTCCGGGGAAGGATACTTTGGTGTTACCTTATATGAATATTCCCTCAGGACGATTGGAGAGCTGAAAAAATATTTTCTGTAG
- a CDS encoding exo-beta-N-acetylmuramidase NamZ family protein, with product MIKNGIDCIDNYDKVLRGKRLGLITSISGADQKLRSTIEILAGKYELRALFGPEHGVRGNMGAGEVVDSYTDPYTGIPVFSLYRKESKRLTEEMLELVDAVVYDIQDLGVRYFTFISTMYYAMQACESCQKEMIILDRLNPLGGKAEGNLIKPEYESFIGAYPLCMRYGLTIGELAEMIYDEQQYHFPLTVIPIEGWKREMLFPETGNIWVMPSLGIPRFETALLYPGTCLFEGTNLSEGRGTAAPFELIGAPYVDGYRFAKHMNERKLPGVLFSPAYFVPSTSKYEKEECQGIHVHITDIEVFCPAKTGLTLLYAFRSCYPEYFRFLEPFREGGRRSIELLFGNDKIIDSNTSLEELLESFDSDSALFCRRKEKYHRY from the coding sequence ATGATAAAAAATGGAATTGACTGTATTGACAACTATGATAAGGTATTGCGTGGGAAAAGGCTAGGTCTTATCACATCGATTTCAGGAGCGGACCAGAAGCTTCGCTCGACAATAGAAATACTTGCCGGAAAATATGAACTGCGTGCGCTCTTTGGCCCGGAGCACGGTGTCCGGGGGAATATGGGCGCAGGGGAAGTCGTGGACAGCTATACAGACCCCTATACCGGAATACCGGTGTTCAGCCTGTACCGAAAGGAGTCCAAACGTCTTACGGAAGAAATGCTGGAGCTTGTGGATGCGGTTGTCTATGATATCCAGGATTTGGGGGTCCGCTACTTTACCTTCATTTCAACGATGTATTATGCCATGCAGGCCTGCGAAAGCTGCCAAAAAGAGATGATTATTCTGGACCGCCTGAATCCTTTGGGCGGAAAGGCAGAGGGAAACTTGATAAAGCCGGAGTACGAAAGCTTTATCGGTGCCTATCCCCTGTGCATGCGCTATGGATTGACCATAGGAGAACTTGCAGAGATGATATATGATGAACAGCAGTATCATTTTCCGCTGACCGTAATTCCGATAGAGGGATGGAAACGGGAGATGCTGTTTCCGGAGACAGGAAATATATGGGTGATGCCAAGCCTTGGCATACCCCGGTTCGAGACGGCGCTTTTATACCCGGGAACGTGTCTGTTTGAAGGGACGAATCTTTCGGAGGGGAGGGGAACCGCTGCCCCCTTTGAACTGATTGGAGCGCCCTATGTGGATGGATATCGGTTTGCAAAGCATATGAATGAAAGGAAGCTGCCGGGAGTCCTGTTCTCCCCCGCTTATTTTGTACCCTCAACTTCCAAGTATGAGAAGGAAGAGTGCCAGGGGATACATGTTCATATTACAGATATAGAGGTCTTTTGCCCTGCAAAGACCGGTCTGACCCTGCTGTACGCATTCCGCAGCTGCTATCCGGAATATTTCCGGTTCTTAGAGCCTTTCCGTGAAGGGGGAAGGCGAAGTATAGAGCTGCTGTTTGGAAATGATAAAATTATTGATTCGAATACGTCATTGGAAGAATTGCTGGAATCTTTTGATAGCGACAGTGCGTTGTTTTGCCGGCGTAAGGAAAAGTATCACAGGTATTAA
- a CDS encoding carbohydrate ABC transporter permease: MGLYKKYNGKLKYKGTIRNFLLAAVLLTIALVTLFPIYYMVISSFGAPTEAGGASYSLIPKQFTLNSYKFFFSFSAHSFRWILNSLLVASVVTISNVIFATLAGYAFAKLRFPGCKVFFFVLLVAMMVPYQVTQVPLYILVVNVLKIQDTYMALVAPTLVTCYNVFLAKQFFTSLPTSIMESAKIEGCSQPMIVWKIVVPLSKTILSVMAIMTFLGEWNTFFWPFLVCNSEAMQTVQVGLKNFSFANTTYFAPMMAGATVSALPMFILFFSLQKYFLEGVTVGAVKG; encoded by the coding sequence ATGGGATTATATAAAAAATATAACGGAAAACTAAAATATAAAGGAACAATCCGGAATTTTCTTCTGGCAGCTGTATTACTTACGATCGCTCTGGTTACGTTATTTCCTATCTATTATATGGTAATCTCCTCCTTTGGAGCGCCGACAGAAGCGGGCGGAGCCAGCTATTCGCTGATTCCAAAACAATTTACGCTGAATTCCTATAAGTTCTTTTTTTCTTTCAGTGCCCATTCCTTTCGCTGGATACTGAACTCTTTGCTGGTAGCCTCTGTGGTTACGATTAGCAATGTGATTTTCGCAACACTGGCCGGATATGCATTTGCAAAGCTGCGCTTTCCCGGATGCAAGGTATTCTTTTTTGTGCTTCTGGTAGCGATGATGGTACCTTACCAGGTAACTCAGGTACCGCTGTATATTCTGGTGGTCAATGTCTTGAAGATCCAGGATACTTATATGGCTCTGGTTGCACCGACCCTCGTGACCTGTTACAACGTATTTTTGGCAAAGCAATTTTTCACCTCACTGCCAACCTCCATTATGGAATCGGCAAAAATCGAAGGATGCAGCCAGCCGATGATCGTGTGGAAAATTGTTGTGCCGCTTTCAAAAACTATACTTTCCGTTATGGCAATCATGACGTTTCTCGGAGAATGGAACACCTTTTTCTGGCCCTTCCTGGTCTGTAATTCAGAAGCCATGCAGACGGTTCAGGTTGGCTTGAAAAACTTCAGCTTTGCCAATACAACTTACTTTGCACCGATGATGGCGGGTGCAACAGTCTCTGCGCTTCCCATGTTTATTCTGTTTTTCTCACTTCAGAAATATTTCCTGGAAGGCGTTACGGTAGGCGCGGTGAAAGGGTGA
- a CDS encoding 6-phospho-beta-glucosidase, whose amino-acid sequence MKKGIKIVTIGGGSSYTPELVDGFLKRYESLPVKELWLVDVPEGEHKMQVVAGLARRMVKRAGVPMEICTTLDRRTALKDADFVTTQLRVGQLQARIKDERIPISHGILGQETNGAGGLFKGLRTIPVIMDICRDMQELCPKAWLINFTNPVGMVMEGIHKYTDFHKIIGLCNVPIGMHRAIAELLERRMEEVQVTFGGLNHMVFATKVIVDEKDVTKEVLKLWGDQSVKNIKGVVWNPDFIEELGVLPCSYHRYYYMTKEYLQEEQEKFEKHEVRAEFVKGVEEELFKLYENPSLDQKPKLLEERGGAYYSDAACNLINSIYNDKQDIQVVNTVNHGAIENFEDDEIVEVSCAITKNGPVPQKVGRLPKAVNGLIQQIKSFEAAGSAAAVTGDRKKALLALMINPLVMSQKTAEVVLGELLEVHREYLPRFFADETSIDKEGTL is encoded by the coding sequence ATGAAGAAGGGTATTAAGATTGTAACAATCGGAGGTGGTTCCAGTTATACGCCGGAGCTTGTGGATGGGTTTTTAAAGAGATATGAAAGCCTTCCGGTAAAAGAATTGTGGCTGGTGGATGTACCGGAAGGTGAGCATAAGATGCAGGTGGTTGCCGGACTGGCCCGCCGTATGGTAAAAAGGGCGGGAGTGCCTATGGAAATCTGCACGACGCTGGACCGCCGCACAGCGCTGAAAGATGCGGACTTTGTGACAACACAGCTTCGTGTAGGGCAGCTTCAGGCCAGAATTAAGGATGAGAGAATTCCAATCTCTCATGGAATTCTCGGACAGGAAACGAATGGGGCGGGAGGATTGTTTAAGGGATTGAGAACAATTCCGGTCATTATGGATATCTGCCGGGATATGCAGGAGTTGTGTCCAAAAGCATGGCTGATTAATTTCACGAATCCTGTAGGAATGGTGATGGAAGGGATTCATAAGTATACGGATTTCCATAAGATCATCGGTTTGTGTAATGTACCTATTGGGATGCATCGTGCCATTGCAGAACTTTTAGAACGCAGGATGGAGGAGGTGCAGGTAACCTTCGGCGGACTAAATCATATGGTCTTTGCCACAAAAGTCATTGTGGATGAAAAAGATGTAACAAAAGAAGTACTGAAGCTTTGGGGAGACCAGAGCGTTAAGAATATCAAGGGAGTTGTCTGGAATCCTGACTTTATAGAAGAACTGGGTGTGCTTCCCTGTTCTTACCACAGGTATTATTATATGACAAAAGAATACCTCCAGGAGGAGCAGGAAAAGTTTGAGAAACATGAGGTACGGGCGGAATTTGTAAAAGGTGTGGAGGAAGAACTGTTCAAGCTTTATGAGAATCCCAGTCTGGATCAGAAGCCGAAGCTTCTGGAAGAACGGGGAGGGGCTTATTACAGTGACGCAGCATGTAACCTGATTAACTCCATCTATAATGATAAGCAGGACATACAGGTGGTCAATACAGTAAACCATGGTGCAATAGAAAATTTTGAAGATGATGAAATTGTGGAGGTGAGCTGTGCAATCACCAAAAATGGGCCGGTACCTCAAAAGGTTGGCCGTCTGCCAAAAGCAGTCAATGGATTGATCCAGCAAATTAAATCTTTTGAGGCAGCAGGAAGTGCAGCGGCAGTTACGGGTGACAGGAAAAAAGCCCTGCTGGCATTGATGATCAATCCTCTGGTCATGTCGCAGAAGACTGCAGAGGTTGTGCTGGGGGAACTATTGGAGGTGCATCGGGAATATCTTCCACGGTTTTTTGCAGACGAAACTTCTATAGACAAGGAGGGGACGCTATGA
- a CDS encoding Wadjet anti-phage system protein JetA family protein — translation MPHLFSTIPANFFNPLSSPGKIAYWECILKLFSVMNQQLSFGVERDVLVDELQYYFEQKNAAEMREEEFAAADSRGKANLMLRRLEQYGWIEIETDKSYIQRVNFKEYAVRIIKTLLEIADGKQVEYQGYIYTIYSLVRGNTNNPGVVLMQILENTDLLITGLKNLNSNIKHYIDELTKHSTVAEIMDALFNDYITNIVDKAYHRLLTSDNVSKFRPEIIERLESKSKSHNYIESAAVEIAAMKEFSVTEAEELVYQYLHDIIEAFRNMDDILNEINHKNAQYQKAAINRAKFLLTGSEDIRGQLKELLIGLNEKINEEQMDLGGIYEIEFLDHLVRIYSSSFPDSNSFYSQVEGHREFVPKEIETYEPDILLRQEKLRKMTEKMQRMLTPDKIGAYVEERLGERTSMRAGELPLEGVEDFIKVIYIRLYGQRKNMKYRIERKEETTVNGFRFQDYEIWRK, via the coding sequence TTGCCCCACCTGTTTTCAACCATTCCGGCAAACTTTTTCAATCCGCTTTCTTCGCCGGGGAAAATTGCATACTGGGAATGTATTTTAAAGCTGTTTTCGGTCATGAACCAACAGCTTTCTTTTGGTGTAGAAAGAGATGTTCTGGTGGATGAGCTGCAGTATTACTTTGAGCAGAAGAATGCAGCTGAGATGCGTGAAGAGGAGTTTGCCGCAGCCGATAGCCGGGGAAAGGCAAATCTGATGCTGCGGCGGTTGGAGCAGTATGGCTGGATTGAGATAGAGACGGATAAAAGTTATATTCAGCGGGTTAATTTCAAGGAGTATGCGGTACGGATTATTAAGACCTTGTTAGAGATTGCGGATGGTAAGCAGGTAGAGTATCAGGGGTATATTTATACCATCTACAGCCTTGTTCGAGGCAATACCAATAATCCCGGAGTAGTGCTGATGCAGATTCTGGAAAATACAGATTTGCTGATTACAGGACTTAAGAATCTGAATTCCAACATCAAACACTATATTGATGAACTGACGAAACACAGCACTGTTGCGGAAATTATGGATGCTTTATTCAATGACTATATTACGAACATCGTGGACAAGGCTTACCATCGTCTGCTGACATCGGATAATGTTTCTAAGTTCAGACCGGAGATCATCGAGCGGTTGGAGAGTAAGAGTAAGAGCCATAATTATATTGAATCGGCGGCCGTGGAGATTGCTGCAATGAAGGAATTTTCTGTGACTGAAGCGGAAGAACTTGTATATCAATATCTACATGATATTATTGAAGCATTCCGTAATATGGATGACATCCTGAACGAAATTAATCATAAGAATGCCCAGTATCAGAAGGCGGCAATCAACCGTGCGAAATTCCTGTTGACCGGAAGTGAGGACATCCGGGGGCAGTTAAAAGAATTGCTGATTGGGCTGAATGAAAAGATCAATGAAGAGCAGATGGATCTGGGTGGGATATATGAAATAGAGTTTTTAGATCATCTGGTACGGATTTACAGCAGCAGTTTTCCGGACAGCAATTCCTTTTACTCACAGGTGGAAGGACACCGGGAATTTGTTCCGAAGGAAATAGAGACATACGAACCGGACATCTTGCTGAGGCAGGAAAAGCTGCGGAAAATGACCGAGAAAATGCAGCGTATGCTGACCCCGGATAAAATCGGTGCATATGTTGAGGAACGGTTAGGGGAACGCACATCGATGCGGGCAGGAGAATTGCCGCTTGAAGGTGTCGAAGACTTTATCAAAGTAATCTATATTCGTCTGTATGGGCAGCGAAAGAATATGAAGTATCGAATCGAGCGTAAAGAAGAAACCACAGTCAATGGATTTCGTTTTCAGGATTATGAGATTTGGAGGAAATAA
- a CDS encoding PIG-L deacetylase family protein, whose translation MAKTVMAIGAHVGDVELTCGGVLATYALKGYQIVTVALTGGERGNPPHLTVEEYRKQKEEEAADFAGVLGGKAVVLPYVDGELPDNEEVRYQVCDLIRSYRPEALMTHWKYSMHKDHELTHRIVRDAQFYAGLPAIIRKDKAHFAKGPYYAQNWEDSPEFKPYVYTVVSREGFELWEKAIRLHWFAVNSPSFPYMDYYAHLMRCNGCLARTEYAEAFAVNEEDKRIIAHEF comes from the coding sequence ATGGCAAAGACAGTTATGGCGATAGGGGCGCATGTAGGAGATGTGGAGCTGACCTGCGGGGGTGTATTAGCCACTTATGCTTTAAAGGGCTATCAAATCGTCACAGTGGCACTGACCGGAGGGGAAAGGGGAAATCCCCCGCATCTTACGGTAGAGGAATATCGGAAGCAAAAGGAGGAAGAAGCGGCGGATTTCGCCGGAGTCCTGGGTGGAAAAGCGGTCGTACTGCCCTATGTGGATGGGGAACTGCCGGATAATGAAGAGGTTCGTTACCAGGTGTGTGACCTGATACGCAGCTACAGGCCGGAAGCGTTGATGACACATTGGAAATACAGCATGCATAAGGACCATGAGCTGACGCACAGAATCGTCAGGGATGCACAATTTTACGCCGGATTGCCTGCAATTATACGAAAGGATAAGGCTCATTTTGCAAAAGGACCATATTATGCTCAGAATTGGGAGGATTCTCCTGAATTCAAGCCATATGTCTATACTGTGGTGAGCCGGGAAGGATTCGAACTTTGGGAAAAAGCCATCCGGCTGCATTGGTTTGCGGTGAATAGCCCTAGCTTCCCCTATATGGATTACTATGCCCATCTTATGCGATGCAATGGCTGTCTGGCAAGAACAGAATATGCCGAGGCGTTTGCGGTAAATGAAGAGGATAAGCGGATCATTGCACATGAGTTTTGA
- a CDS encoding ROK family protein → MKKKYLTIDIGGTFIKHSIMDEEYRILEEGSEGTKKNPEKFLKQLETLLLRYKKEVEGAAVCIAGFINPETGENIDYSVGENFRAYNLKQALSRAGEFPVILENDSNCAALGEMVMGAGRGLRDFCLLTFGTGIGGALVLDGNLYRGKHFKAGEAGLTLLGASMTDGKILCESVGATSALVREVSLSLERDVDGIYIFRHLDNPDILKKYDIWLEKAALVTGNTAMLLDPEAVLIGGGICSSPRFIGDLRKTVYNMFPQLEAYTEIRACETGNQAGRIGALSLLLKQVCQRGV, encoded by the coding sequence ATGAAAAAAAAGTATCTGACGATAGATATTGGAGGAACATTTATAAAACACAGCATCATGGATGAGGAATACAGGATACTGGAGGAAGGGAGTGAGGGAACCAAGAAAAACCCGGAGAAATTTTTAAAGCAGCTGGAAACACTACTACTTCGTTACAAGAAAGAGGTGGAAGGAGCTGCAGTTTGTATTGCCGGATTTATCAATCCCGAAACAGGAGAAAACATAGACTATAGTGTTGGTGAAAATTTCAGGGCTTACAATTTGAAACAAGCGCTTTCCAGAGCAGGGGAATTTCCGGTGATTCTTGAAAACGACAGCAATTGTGCTGCCCTTGGTGAGATGGTGATGGGGGCAGGCAGAGGTCTTCGGGATTTCTGCCTTTTAACGTTTGGTACAGGGATTGGAGGAGCACTTGTTCTGGATGGAAATCTGTACCGGGGAAAACATTTTAAAGCAGGAGAAGCCGGTTTGACCTTACTGGGAGCTTCCATGACCGATGGTAAAATCCTATGTGAAAGTGTGGGTGCCACATCTGCCTTGGTACGGGAAGTATCCCTGTCGCTTGAAAGAGACGTGGATGGAATCTATATATTCAGACATCTGGATAATCCGGATATTTTAAAGAAATACGACATATGGCTGGAAAAGGCGGCACTTGTAACAGGCAATACAGCCATGCTGCTGGATCCGGAAGCAGTCCTGATCGGAGGGGGAATCTGCAGTTCCCCAAGGTTTATCGGCGATCTGCGGAAGACTGTTTACAACATGTTTCCTCAGCTTGAGGCATATACGGAAATCAGAGCGTGTGAAACAGGAAATCAGGCAGGCAGAATCGGGGCGCTTTCTTTACTTCTGAAACAAGTTTGCCAGAGAGGAGTGTAG
- a CDS encoding N-acetylglucosamine kinase, whose amino-acid sequence MKKEKAYLLGLDGGGTKTMVCVADEEGNILERFESGAFNMNGQSREKALQTLRDIYIRLKMLGYKINKCRGVGIGAAGISNPAVSQILKEAFKQEGFLCRIGLFGDHETALAAAFPECRGIVLISGTGSICIGRDAWGRQYRAGGYGHLIDDVGSAYAIARDMLSAVVRAEDGRAESTLLKKLVFEKLNIRKTEDLLGFLYQPGRSKKEVASLAPLISQAAAYGDRSAMEIERKSARDLADLVIAVSGNMPEEKHLALSGSVLLHNLHIRKLVCSCLETYDSSMEIIINYGEAAAGALRLFQLTDKACSEGER is encoded by the coding sequence ATGAAAAAAGAAAAAGCATATCTGCTTGGACTTGACGGCGGAGGAACAAAGACGATGGTCTGCGTTGCAGATGAAGAAGGCAACATTTTAGAGCGGTTCGAGTCCGGAGCGTTTAACATGAATGGACAGAGCAGAGAAAAAGCACTTCAGACTCTGCGCGATATTTACATCCGGCTGAAAATGCTTGGATATAAAATCAATAAATGCCGGGGAGTCGGTATCGGAGCCGCTGGAATCAGTAACCCGGCGGTTTCCCAAATTTTAAAGGAAGCGTTCAAACAGGAGGGTTTCCTCTGCCGTATCGGATTGTTCGGGGATCACGAAACGGCTCTGGCGGCTGCCTTCCCGGAATGCCGCGGAATTGTATTAATTTCAGGAACCGGCTCAATCTGTATAGGAAGGGATGCATGGGGCAGGCAGTACAGGGCAGGAGGATACGGGCATCTGATTGATGATGTGGGAAGTGCTTATGCCATTGCCAGAGATATGCTTTCAGCAGTGGTACGCGCAGAAGATGGAAGGGCGGAATCTACCCTTCTTAAGAAGCTGGTTTTTGAAAAATTAAATATTCGGAAAACAGAAGACCTGTTGGGCTTTTTGTATCAGCCAGGACGTTCGAAAAAAGAAGTTGCGTCCCTGGCTCCGCTTATCAGTCAGGCGGCCGCGTATGGAGATCGTTCCGCTATGGAGATCGAAAGAAAGAGCGCCCGGGACCTGGCCGATCTTGTAATTGCTGTATCCGGAAATATGCCGGAGGAAAAGCATCTTGCTCTGAGCGGAAGTGTGCTGCTCCATAATCTGCATATACGAAAGCTTGTATGCAGTTGCCTGGAGACATATGACAGCTCTATGGAAATTATCATAAATTATGGGGAAGCGGCAGCTGGCGCACTACGGCTTTTTCAGCTGACAGATAAAGCATGTTCGGAGGGGGAGAGATGA